A genome region from Variovorax paradoxus includes the following:
- a CDS encoding amino acid ABC transporter ATP-binding protein: protein MIKISHVNKSYGAFQVLTDCSTEIRKGEVVVVCGPSGSGKSTLIKCVNALEPFQQGRITVDGVSVGDPKTDLNRLRARVGMVFQHFELFPHLSIEENLSIAQVKVLKRPASEARSTAMALLQRVGMRAHAHKFPSQLSGGQQQRVAIARALAMNPVAMLFDEPTSALDPEMVNEVLDVMVELAREGMTMMCVTHEMGFARKVANRVIFMDQGRIVEDCPKEEFFGNPQGRSDRAQQFLSKILQH, encoded by the coding sequence ATGATCAAAATCAGCCATGTGAACAAGAGCTACGGTGCCTTCCAGGTGCTGACCGACTGCAGCACCGAGATCCGCAAGGGCGAGGTCGTGGTGGTCTGCGGCCCCTCGGGCTCGGGCAAGTCCACGCTCATCAAGTGCGTCAACGCGCTGGAGCCGTTCCAGCAGGGCCGCATCACCGTCGACGGCGTGTCCGTGGGCGACCCGAAGACCGACCTGAACAGGCTGCGCGCGCGCGTCGGCATGGTGTTCCAGCACTTCGAGCTGTTTCCGCACCTGTCGATCGAGGAGAACCTGTCGATCGCGCAGGTCAAGGTGCTCAAGCGCCCGGCTTCCGAAGCCCGCAGCACCGCGATGGCGCTGCTGCAGCGCGTGGGCATGCGCGCGCATGCCCACAAGTTCCCCAGCCAGCTGTCGGGCGGCCAGCAGCAGCGCGTGGCCATCGCGCGTGCGCTCGCCATGAACCCGGTGGCGATGCTGTTCGACGAGCCGACCTCGGCGCTCGACCCCGAGATGGTCAACGAAGTGCTCGACGTGATGGTCGAGCTCGCGCGCGAAGGCATGACCATGATGTGCGTCACCCACGAGATGGGATTCGCGCGCAAGGTGGCCAACCGGGTGATCTTCATGGACCAGGGCCGCATCGTCGAGGACTGCCCGAAGGAAGAATTCTTCGGCAATCCGCAGGGGCGCTCGGACCGCGCGCAGCAGTTCCTGTCGAAGATCCTGCAGCACTGA
- a CDS encoding peptide chain release factor 3 gives MSFLAETRRRRTFAIISHPDAGKTTLTEKLLLFSGAIQIAGSVKARKASRHATSDWMEIEKQRGISVASSVMQMLYRDHVINLLDTPGHKDFSEDTYRVLTAVDSALMVIDAANGVEAQTRRLIEVCRQRDTPIITFVNKMDREVREPLDILDEVERELGMPCVPMTWPVGQGKTFRGIMNLRTQAMTVFESGSERLPQDFETIPLSERETLVKRFGADFETAMESMELATGASPTWDREAFLAGKQTPVFFGSGVNNFGVMEVLDALVDLAPSPQSRTSTTMVNRQPVVKEIQPEDKDFAGVVFKVQANMDANHRDRIAFVRMASGKYTPGMKLKVQRTAKELRPTSVVTFMSQRREAVEEAYAGDIVGFTTHGGVQLGDTITDGASLQFTGLPFFAPELFMTVILKNPLRTKQLQQGLAQLGEEGAIQVFRPEVGGPMLLGAVGQLQFEVVQHRLKAEYDADVRLEGCQYTGARWITADTPAELREFVNAYPVRMAKDAADTLAFLCTSPYDVRLAQERFPKIHFHPLREHAGLALQSAG, from the coding sequence TTGTCTTTTCTCGCCGAAACCCGCCGCCGTCGCACCTTCGCGATCATTTCCCACCCCGACGCCGGCAAGACCACGCTGACCGAGAAGCTGCTGCTTTTCTCCGGCGCGATCCAGATCGCCGGCTCGGTGAAGGCACGCAAGGCCTCGCGGCATGCCACCTCCGACTGGATGGAAATCGAGAAGCAGCGCGGCATCTCGGTGGCGTCGTCGGTCATGCAGATGCTGTACCGCGACCACGTGATCAACCTGCTCGACACGCCCGGCCACAAGGACTTCTCCGAAGACACCTACCGTGTGCTCACCGCCGTCGACTCGGCCCTCATGGTGATCGACGCGGCCAACGGCGTGGAAGCCCAGACGCGCCGCCTCATCGAGGTCTGCCGACAGCGCGACACGCCCATCATCACCTTCGTCAACAAGATGGACCGCGAAGTGCGCGAGCCTCTCGACATCCTCGACGAAGTGGAGCGCGAGCTCGGCATGCCCTGCGTGCCCATGACCTGGCCCGTGGGCCAGGGCAAGACCTTCCGGGGCATCATGAACCTGCGCACGCAGGCCATGACGGTGTTCGAGTCGGGCAGCGAGCGGCTGCCGCAGGACTTCGAGACCATTCCGCTTTCCGAGCGCGAGACCCTGGTCAAGCGCTTCGGCGCCGACTTCGAGACCGCGATGGAAAGCATGGAACTCGCCACCGGCGCCTCGCCCACCTGGGACCGAGAAGCCTTCCTGGCCGGCAAGCAGACGCCCGTGTTCTTCGGCTCCGGCGTGAACAACTTCGGCGTGATGGAAGTGCTCGACGCGCTGGTCGACCTGGCGCCCTCGCCGCAGTCGCGCACCAGCACCACCATGGTCAACCGCCAGCCGGTGGTGAAGGAGATCCAGCCCGAGGACAAGGACTTCGCGGGCGTGGTCTTCAAGGTGCAGGCCAACATGGACGCCAACCACCGCGACCGCATCGCGTTCGTGCGCATGGCCTCGGGCAAGTACACGCCGGGCATGAAGCTCAAGGTGCAGCGCACCGCGAAGGAGCTGCGCCCGACCAGCGTCGTGACCTTCATGAGCCAGCGCCGCGAGGCGGTCGAGGAAGCCTACGCGGGCGACATCGTCGGCTTCACCACGCACGGCGGCGTGCAGCTCGGCGACACCATCACCGACGGCGCGAGCCTGCAGTTCACCGGCCTGCCCTTCTTCGCGCCCGAACTCTTCATGACTGTCATCCTGAAGAACCCGCTGCGCACCAAGCAGCTGCAGCAGGGCCTCGCCCAACTCGGCGAGGAGGGCGCGATCCAGGTGTTCCGCCCCGAAGTCGGTGGGCCGATGCTGCTGGGCGCGGTCGGCCAGTTGCAGTTCGAAGTGGTGCAGCACCGCCTGAAGGCCGAGTACGACGCCGACGTGCGCCTCGAAGGCTGCCAGTACACCGGCGCGCGCTGGATCACCGCCGACACCCCGGCCGAGCTGCGCGAGTTCGTCAATGCCTACCCGGTGCGCATGGCCAAGGACGCGGCCGACACGCTGGCCTTCCTGTGCACGTCGCCGTACGACGTGCGGCTGGCGCAGGAGCGTTTTCCGAAGATCCACTTCCATCCGCTGCGCGAGCACGCGGGGCTGGCGCTGCAGAGCGCGGGCTGA
- a CDS encoding SIMPL domain-containing protein (The SIMPL domain is named for its presence in mouse protein SIMPL (signalling molecule that associates with mouse pelle-like kinase). Bacterial member BP26, from Brucella, was shown to assemble into a channel-like structure, while YggE from E. coli has been associated with resistance to oxidative stress.), with protein sequence METYIQVAGQGDLIETVVEQRATLTITVKASKTEVALVEATSLRNDAIRTLRESGLTHDEISEGGRDAWQPWYMKRSVGQEVAHRVLIACRDVRRLYRALDALEPLFTNARYTMSVEMQQPRFEAPEGAEAAARTAAIRQARGKALVLAEEAGVTLGAIAQVEELGSQAQGSGAYGDHSWAAAGGAAASMGGDDNFEELGGARRTRTLRYRVRFLIG encoded by the coding sequence ATGGAAACCTACATCCAGGTCGCCGGCCAGGGCGACCTGATCGAAACAGTGGTCGAGCAGCGAGCCACGCTGACGATCACCGTCAAGGCATCGAAGACCGAAGTGGCGCTGGTGGAAGCGACCAGCCTGCGCAACGACGCGATCCGCACGCTGAGGGAGTCCGGGCTCACGCACGACGAGATCTCCGAAGGCGGGCGCGATGCCTGGCAGCCCTGGTACATGAAACGGAGCGTCGGCCAGGAAGTCGCGCACCGCGTGCTGATCGCATGCCGGGACGTGCGGCGCCTCTATCGGGCGCTCGATGCGCTGGAACCGCTGTTCACGAACGCGCGCTACACGATGAGCGTCGAGATGCAGCAGCCGCGCTTCGAGGCGCCGGAAGGCGCCGAGGCCGCGGCACGCACCGCGGCCATCCGACAGGCACGCGGCAAGGCCCTGGTCCTGGCGGAAGAAGCCGGCGTCACGCTGGGCGCGATTGCGCAGGTCGAGGAGCTGGGCTCGCAGGCGCAAGGCTCAGGCGCCTATGGCGACCATTCATGGGCAGCGGCCGGTGGCGCCGCCGCATCGATGGGCGGCGACGACAACTTCGAGGAACTGGGCGGCGCCAGGCGCACGCGCACGTTGCGTTACCGCGTGCGGTTCCTGATCGGCTGA
- a CDS encoding ABC transporter permease, giving the protein MGTLPLFFRLVRASLGAQARYPASALMLTLGQFLGTGIEVVAVWALFHRFGEVQGWTLGEVAVFYGLVNCMFAIADAMGRGFDVLGTEFLRTGAFDRLLLRPRPLALQLMGNDFRISRAGRLLQGVAVLVFGTVHAGVAWTPEAMVIALFALAGGVALFLGILVLQGTLSFWTVESLEIANVLTYGGVQAAQYPLALYARWFRRVLTFIVPLACVAYYPVLAILGKPDPLGAPAWTGWVSPLAGFVFLAAAFGAWRFGLRRYASTGS; this is encoded by the coding sequence ATGGGCACCCTTCCTCTTTTCTTCAGGCTCGTGCGCGCCTCCCTCGGCGCGCAGGCACGTTATCCCGCGTCGGCGCTGATGCTGACGCTGGGGCAGTTCCTGGGGACCGGCATCGAGGTGGTCGCCGTGTGGGCGCTGTTCCACCGTTTCGGCGAGGTGCAGGGCTGGACGCTCGGCGAGGTGGCCGTGTTCTACGGCCTGGTGAACTGCATGTTCGCCATTGCCGATGCGATGGGACGCGGCTTCGACGTGCTCGGCACCGAGTTCCTTCGCACCGGCGCCTTCGACCGCTTGTTGCTGCGCCCGCGTCCGCTGGCGCTGCAGCTCATGGGCAACGACTTCCGCATCAGCCGCGCAGGCCGGCTGCTGCAGGGCGTGGCGGTGCTGGTGTTCGGCACGGTGCATGCCGGCGTGGCGTGGACGCCCGAAGCCATGGTCATCGCGCTGTTCGCGTTGGCGGGCGGCGTGGCGCTGTTCCTCGGCATCCTCGTGCTGCAGGGCACGCTGTCGTTCTGGACGGTGGAAAGCCTGGAGATCGCCAACGTGCTGACCTACGGCGGCGTGCAGGCGGCGCAGTACCCGCTGGCGTTGTATGCGCGGTGGTTTCGCCGGGTGCTGACCTTCATCGTGCCGCTGGCCTGCGTGGCGTATTACCCGGTGCTGGCGATCCTGGGGAAGCCCGATCCGCTGGGCGCGCCGGCGTGGACCGGCTGGGTGTCGCCGCTCGCGGGCTTCGTGTTCCTCGCGGCGGCGTTCGGGGCCTGGCGCTTCGGGTTGCGCCGCTATGCGTCCACGGGAAGCTGA
- a CDS encoding ABC transporter permease produces the protein MLQYRTAALAGFATQCWWGGIKVMVFAAFYGGTAIAGASSPMSLEQAITYTWLAQGLLVLLPWLGDPEVAQAVRTGAVAYDRLRPVDAYALWFARSAGWIAARLLPRVALMAAFAAVALPLAGLGAWAWQPPTGVAAGVAFLVSVVLALLLSTAMVMLLNVAMTAALNERGINAVATPVVIVFSGNVLPLALLPDAWQGALLVQPLAGLMDIPARLYFGQLAGWNALGGLALQCVWIVVCVTAGRFAMQRTMRSLQVQGG, from the coding sequence ATGCTGCAGTACCGCACCGCCGCGCTCGCGGGCTTCGCCACGCAGTGCTGGTGGGGCGGCATCAAGGTGATGGTGTTCGCGGCCTTCTATGGCGGGACGGCCATCGCGGGCGCGAGTTCGCCGATGTCGCTCGAACAGGCCATCACCTACACCTGGCTCGCGCAGGGGCTGCTCGTGCTGCTGCCGTGGCTGGGCGATCCCGAAGTGGCGCAGGCGGTGCGCACCGGCGCGGTCGCCTACGACCGGCTGCGGCCGGTGGACGCCTATGCGCTGTGGTTCGCGCGCAGCGCCGGATGGATCGCCGCGCGCCTGCTGCCGCGCGTGGCGCTGATGGCGGCGTTTGCAGCCGTCGCCCTGCCGCTGGCGGGGCTGGGTGCATGGGCCTGGCAGCCGCCCACGGGCGTGGCCGCGGGGGTCGCGTTCCTGGTGTCCGTCGTGCTCGCGCTGCTGCTCTCGACGGCCATGGTGATGCTGCTCAATGTGGCGATGACGGCTGCACTCAACGAGCGCGGCATCAACGCGGTGGCGACGCCCGTGGTCATCGTTTTCTCGGGCAACGTGCTGCCGCTTGCGCTGCTGCCGGATGCCTGGCAGGGCGCGCTGCTGGTGCAGCCGCTGGCCGGGCTGATGGACATTCCGGCGCGGTTGTATTTCGGGCAGCTCGCCGGCTGGAACGCGCTGGGCGGCCTGGCGCTGCAGTGCGTCTGGATCGTCGTGTGCGTCACCGCGGGTCGCTTCGCCATGCAGCGGACCATGCGCAGCCTTCAGGTCCAGGGAGGCTAG
- a CDS encoding ABC transporter ATP-binding protein, with translation MPHIAVDRLLKTYRISERDPGVMGALRGLVQRRHRTVEALSGVSFSLERGELLGFIGPNGAGKSTTIKILAGILRPDGGRVTVDGRDPFVDRERHVARIGVVFGQRTQLWWDLPVGDGFDLLRDIYRVDAARYRRTRDELVALLNLERVLDQPVRQLSLGQRMRAEIAAALLHEPDILFLDEPTIGLDAPSKLAVRDFVRRANRERGTTVLLTTHDMHDIEALARRVIIIGHGRVLADSPVEALRAQVMAERRLVVDFAQDAELPAQVDGAKVHSRDGQTLVLDFDPSVTTAPALIARIAGAHAVEDIRLEGLAIEAVIARFYAMHGAAEA, from the coding sequence ATGCCTCACATCGCCGTCGACCGACTCCTCAAGACCTACCGCATCTCCGAGCGCGACCCCGGCGTGATGGGCGCGCTGCGCGGGCTCGTGCAGCGCCGGCACCGCACGGTGGAGGCGCTGTCGGGCGTGAGCTTCTCGCTCGAGCGCGGCGAGCTGCTCGGCTTCATCGGGCCGAACGGCGCGGGCAAGTCGACCACCATCAAGATCCTCGCGGGCATCCTGCGGCCCGACGGCGGGCGCGTGACGGTCGACGGGCGCGACCCTTTCGTCGACCGCGAGCGCCACGTGGCGCGCATCGGCGTGGTCTTCGGCCAGCGCACGCAGTTGTGGTGGGACCTGCCGGTGGGCGACGGCTTCGACCTGCTGCGGGACATCTACCGCGTCGACGCCGCGCGCTACCGGCGCACGCGCGATGAACTGGTCGCGCTGCTGAACCTCGAGCGCGTGCTCGACCAGCCGGTGCGCCAGCTGTCGCTGGGCCAGCGCATGCGCGCGGAGATCGCCGCCGCGCTGCTGCACGAGCCCGACATCCTGTTCCTCGACGAGCCGACCATCGGCCTCGATGCGCCTTCGAAGCTGGCCGTGCGCGACTTCGTGCGCCGCGCCAACCGCGAGCGCGGCACGACCGTGCTGCTGACCACGCACGACATGCACGACATCGAAGCGCTGGCTCGGCGCGTGATCATCATCGGCCACGGCCGCGTGCTGGCCGACAGTCCTGTCGAGGCGCTGCGCGCGCAGGTGATGGCCGAGCGGCGCCTCGTGGTCGACTTCGCGCAGGACGCCGAACTGCCCGCGCAGGTCGACGGCGCCAAGGTGCACTCGCGCGACGGCCAGACGCTGGTGCTCGACTTCGACCCGTCGGTGACCACGGCCCCCGCGCTGATTGCGCGCATCGCGGGCGCGCATGCGGTGGAAGACATCCGCCTCGAAGGCCTGGCGATCGAGGCGGTCATCGCGCGTTTCTACGCCATGCACGGGGCGGCCGAAGCGTGA
- a CDS encoding HAD-IIB family hydrolase, which translates to MLPLSRWDAAARAALVGVFTDIDDTLTHEGAITPDALLALGALKAAGLAVVAITGRPVGWSMPFAGTWPVDAIVAENGAVALLPAANKKIEKKYRQDAATRAANFVRMQSVLARIEREIPGAARATDSPGRETDIAIDHSEFVRLDDATVARVVALMRGEGMHATVSSIHINGWYGDNDKLEGARWITRELWGRTLDDEMDRWAYVGDSTNDQLMFRSFAHSIGVANVARFVPQLEHLPRYVTQAERGTGFAEAARAVLSAREAR; encoded by the coding sequence CTGTTGCCGCTGAGCCGGTGGGACGCAGCCGCGCGCGCAGCGCTCGTCGGCGTGTTCACCGACATCGACGACACGCTGACGCACGAAGGCGCGATCACGCCCGATGCGTTGCTGGCGCTCGGCGCACTCAAGGCCGCGGGCCTCGCGGTGGTGGCGATCACCGGACGGCCCGTGGGATGGAGCATGCCTTTTGCGGGCACATGGCCGGTCGACGCGATCGTGGCGGAAAACGGCGCGGTGGCGCTGTTGCCCGCAGCCAACAAGAAAATCGAAAAAAAATACCGGCAGGACGCCGCCACGCGCGCAGCGAACTTCGTGCGCATGCAATCCGTGCTCGCGCGCATCGAGCGCGAGATTCCTGGCGCGGCGCGCGCGACCGACTCGCCGGGCCGCGAGACCGACATCGCGATCGATCACAGCGAGTTCGTTCGGCTGGACGACGCCACCGTCGCGCGGGTGGTGGCGCTGATGCGCGGCGAGGGCATGCACGCCACGGTGAGCAGCATCCACATCAACGGCTGGTACGGCGACAACGACAAGCTCGAGGGCGCGCGCTGGATCACGCGCGAGCTGTGGGGCCGCACGCTCGACGACGAGATGGACCGCTGGGCCTACGTGGGCGACTCGACCAACGACCAGCTGATGTTCCGCAGCTTCGCGCACAGCATCGGCGTGGCGAACGTGGCGCGCTTCGTGCCGCAGCTGGAGCATCTGCCGCGCTATGTGACGCAGGCCGAGCGCGGCACCGGGTTTGCCGAGGCGGCGCGCGCGGTGCTGTCGGCACGCGAAGCACGCTGA
- a CDS encoding porin, protein MKKSLLVLAALAACGAASAQSTVTLFGVVDAAVRNVSNKSVSTNPFGLGYSVKTSRTELANSGLSSSRLGFRGVEDLGGGLSASFWLEAPITNDDGATGVANFTRRSTVSLAGSFGEIRLGRDKTTTVLNEEQFDPFGDTGIGGSLIIDANETSVSGTGYGSNSTYKRAGNMVQYYLPRNLGGFYGNVAYALHENTRTSGDFITAGTPNTGRHIGGRFGYAAGPLDVAASYAQNDTSFTTGTGAAAVARPGKIKTFNLGATYDFGVAKLYGEYSRSKDQRDPLNLFTVVPDVDLTGYLIGVTVPIGPGQIRASYSRVKYDFNRAPVFFGVNPADPKADKFAIGYVHNLSKRTALYATIARVSNKNGAGLTVGAGPSYTTAFNGASLQPKTSTGYEFGIRHAF, encoded by the coding sequence ATGAAAAAATCCCTGCTTGTTCTGGCCGCCCTCGCAGCTTGCGGTGCCGCATCGGCCCAATCGACCGTGACCCTGTTCGGGGTGGTCGACGCTGCGGTGCGCAACGTCTCGAACAAGAGCGTGTCGACGAACCCGTTCGGCCTCGGCTACAGCGTGAAGACCAGCCGCACCGAACTGGCCAACTCGGGCCTGAGTTCCAGCCGCCTCGGCTTCCGCGGCGTGGAAGACCTGGGCGGCGGCCTGTCGGCCAGCTTCTGGCTCGAAGCCCCGATCACCAACGACGACGGCGCCACCGGCGTCGCCAACTTCACCCGCCGCTCGACGGTGAGCCTGGCAGGCAGCTTCGGCGAGATCCGCCTGGGCCGCGACAAGACCACCACGGTGCTGAACGAAGAACAGTTCGACCCGTTCGGCGACACCGGCATCGGCGGCTCGCTGATCATCGACGCCAACGAAACCAGCGTGTCGGGCACCGGCTACGGCAGCAACAGCACGTACAAGCGCGCCGGCAACATGGTGCAGTACTACCTGCCGCGCAACCTTGGCGGCTTCTACGGCAACGTGGCCTACGCGCTGCACGAGAACACCCGCACCTCGGGCGACTTCATCACCGCCGGCACCCCGAACACCGGCCGCCATATCGGCGGACGCTTCGGCTACGCGGCCGGCCCGCTCGACGTGGCGGCCAGCTACGCGCAGAACGACACCAGCTTCACCACCGGCACCGGCGCCGCCGCCGTGGCGCGCCCCGGCAAGATCAAGACCTTCAACCTGGGCGCGACCTACGACTTCGGCGTGGCCAAGCTGTACGGCGAGTACTCGCGCTCGAAGGACCAGCGCGATCCGCTGAACCTCTTCACCGTGGTGCCCGACGTGGACCTCACCGGCTACCTGATCGGCGTGACCGTGCCGATCGGCCCCGGCCAGATCCGCGCCTCGTACTCGCGCGTGAAGTACGACTTCAACCGCGCTCCCGTCTTCTTCGGCGTCAACCCCGCCGACCCGAAGGCCGACAAGTTCGCGATCGGCTACGTGCACAACCTGTCGAAGCGCACCGCGCTCTACGCGACGATCGCGCGCGTGAGCAACAAGAACGGCGCAGGCCTCACGGTCGGTGCCGGCCCCTCGTACACCACTGCGTTCAACGGCGCCTCGCTGCAGCCGAAGACCTCGACCGGCTACGAATTCGGCATCCGCCACGCGTTCTGA
- a CDS encoding MFS transporter, whose protein sequence is MPSTCPDLAAAAVAARAKPRRLPEGAAFALLAAVLFAFFFAASAPTPLFVVFQHAWHFSSSMLTVAFAIYAIALLVSLLVAGSLSDHIGRRPVVLAALVLQAAAMGLFLLAQGIGGLIVARVVQGVATGIASGALSAAVVEAAPAARKRLGALITSVSPLAGLAVGALLTGMAVKWSVQPVVLVFGVLGVVFALGAAVVLWMPETVTPRPGALASLVPRVSIPAKARGEFVRGLPVLIVVWALGGLFLSLAPSLMLHVFSVDNGVVNGLTVTVLSGMGAIAPTLLGRLAAPRPAIVGMASIAAGLVLLLASLATRSLALFFVGTAVAGVGFGGAFSALVQTLAPLAQPHERGELFAAIFVVSYLAFSLPAMLAGFLVAPLGLLATVQGYAAVLLAIAAFGTWSQVGVLRGGKMNA, encoded by the coding sequence ATGCCGTCCACCTGCCCAGACCTCGCCGCCGCCGCTGTTGCCGCGCGCGCCAAGCCACGTCGGTTGCCGGAGGGCGCCGCCTTTGCGCTGCTGGCGGCGGTGCTGTTCGCATTCTTCTTCGCGGCCAGCGCGCCGACACCGCTGTTCGTGGTGTTCCAGCACGCGTGGCATTTCTCGTCGTCGATGCTGACCGTGGCTTTTGCCATCTACGCGATCGCACTGCTGGTCTCGCTGCTGGTGGCCGGTTCGCTGTCCGACCACATCGGCCGTCGGCCGGTGGTGCTGGCGGCGCTGGTGCTGCAGGCGGCGGCGATGGGCCTGTTCCTGCTGGCACAAGGCATCGGCGGGCTGATCGTCGCGCGCGTGGTGCAGGGCGTGGCCACGGGCATTGCCAGCGGCGCCCTGAGCGCGGCGGTGGTCGAGGCCGCGCCGGCCGCGCGCAAGCGGCTGGGCGCGCTGATCACGAGCGTGTCGCCGCTGGCCGGCCTGGCTGTGGGTGCGCTGCTCACCGGCATGGCGGTGAAGTGGTCGGTGCAACCGGTGGTGCTGGTGTTCGGCGTGCTGGGGGTGGTCTTCGCGCTCGGCGCGGCGGTGGTGCTCTGGATGCCCGAAACCGTGACGCCGCGCCCCGGAGCGCTCGCCTCGCTGGTGCCGCGCGTGTCGATCCCTGCGAAGGCGCGAGGCGAGTTCGTGCGCGGGCTGCCGGTGCTCATCGTGGTGTGGGCGCTGGGCGGGCTGTTTCTCTCGCTCGCGCCGTCGCTGATGCTGCATGTGTTCAGCGTCGACAACGGCGTGGTCAACGGACTCACGGTCACCGTGCTGTCGGGCATGGGCGCCATCGCGCCGACGCTGCTGGGGCGCCTTGCCGCGCCGCGGCCGGCCATCGTCGGCATGGCGAGCATCGCGGCCGGACTGGTGCTGCTGCTCGCGTCGCTGGCCACACGGTCGCTTGCACTGTTCTTCGTCGGCACCGCGGTGGCGGGCGTGGGCTTCGGCGGCGCGTTCTCCGCGCTGGTGCAGACGCTGGCGCCGCTGGCGCAGCCGCACGAACGCGGCGAGCTGTTCGCCGCGATCTTCGTGGTGAGCTATCTCGCGTTCAGCCTGCCCGCGATGCTGGCGGGCTTCCTGGTGGCGCCCCTGGGCCTGCTCGCCACGGTGCAGGGCTATGCCGCGGTGCTGCTGGCGATCGCCGCCTTCGGCACCTGGAGCCAAGTGGGGGTGTTGCGCGGCGGCAAGATGAACGCTTAG
- a CDS encoding TetR/AcrR family transcriptional regulator: MNDVTQSPSPHKRPGGRSAQVQALVRTALEELVAEQGRDRVTVPAVAERAGVSASSIYRRWGDLQGLLAETATHRLDPDRPLPDTGDLRADLEAWARELIEHLAKPCNTSLLKAAAALANGTEDTDCLRNRRREALMLVEQARGRGERAPQPQQVIDHLIAPIVFRLVFGGDPVQPALAARLVDELFVLSSS; encoded by the coding sequence ATGAACGACGTCACCCAGTCCCCCTCTCCTCACAAACGCCCCGGTGGCCGAAGCGCACAGGTGCAGGCGCTGGTGCGCACGGCCCTCGAGGAACTGGTGGCCGAGCAGGGCCGCGACCGGGTCACGGTACCGGCCGTGGCCGAGCGCGCCGGCGTCAGCGCCTCCAGCATCTACCGGCGCTGGGGCGACCTGCAGGGCCTGCTGGCCGAAACGGCCACCCACCGGCTCGACCCGGATCGGCCGCTGCCCGACACCGGCGACCTGCGCGCCGACCTGGAAGCCTGGGCGCGCGAACTCATCGAGCACCTGGCCAAGCCGTGCAACACCTCGCTGCTGAAAGCCGCGGCCGCGCTGGCCAACGGCACGGAGGACACCGACTGCCTGCGCAACCGCCGGCGCGAGGCGCTGATGCTGGTGGAGCAGGCGCGCGGCCGTGGCGAGCGAGCGCCACAGCCGCAGCAGGTGATCGATCACCTGATCGCGCCGATCGTGTTTCGCCTCGTGTTCGGCGGCGACCCCGTCCAGCCGGCTCTGGCGGCGCGGCTGGTGGACGAGCTGTTCGTCCTCAGTTCGTCTTGA
- a CDS encoding Bug family tripartite tricarboxylate transporter substrate binding protein — protein MLRRSTFLCAATLAACGLVSPLAAFAQAFPAKPIKLVIAFPAGGPTDITMRQLADNASKILGQPVIIDNKPGAGGTLPAQALQTSQPDGYTVAQIPLGVFRLGYTTKINWDPLKDITYVINVTGYAFGIVVPANSPFKTWADFVAYAKANPGKLTYGSTGTLTSPHLTTEIVAQKAGIELQHVPYKGSADLMLAVVSGQLMAAADSTGFAPQVEAGKLRVLNTWGDKRLAKFPDAPTLKELGYDVVQNSPFGIGAPKGTPPEVVKKLHDAFKQAMEEPSYVAALGRYDMLPNYMSSATYTKFAQDTVVREKAVIEKLGLAKEVKTN, from the coding sequence ATGCTCCGCCGCTCCACCTTTCTCTGTGCCGCCACGCTCGCCGCGTGCGGCCTCGTCTCTCCGCTGGCGGCCTTCGCCCAGGCCTTCCCGGCCAAGCCCATCAAGCTGGTCATCGCTTTCCCCGCCGGCGGCCCCACCGACATCACCATGCGCCAGCTCGCCGACAACGCGAGCAAGATCCTGGGCCAGCCAGTGATCATCGACAACAAGCCCGGCGCCGGCGGCACTCTGCCCGCGCAGGCGCTGCAGACCTCGCAGCCCGACGGCTACACCGTGGCGCAGATTCCGCTCGGTGTGTTCCGCCTCGGCTACACCACCAAGATCAACTGGGACCCGCTGAAGGACATCACGTACGTGATCAACGTCACCGGCTATGCCTTCGGCATCGTGGTGCCCGCCAACAGCCCCTTCAAGACCTGGGCCGACTTCGTCGCCTACGCCAAGGCCAACCCCGGCAAGCTGACCTACGGCTCGACCGGCACGCTGACCAGCCCGCACCTGACGACCGAGATCGTTGCGCAGAAGGCCGGCATCGAGCTGCAGCACGTGCCCTACAAGGGCAGCGCCGACCTGATGCTCGCCGTGGTCAGCGGCCAGCTGATGGCCGCCGCCGACAGCACCGGCTTCGCGCCGCAGGTCGAGGCCGGCAAGCTGCGCGTGCTGAACACCTGGGGCGACAAGCGCCTGGCCAAGTTCCCCGACGCGCCCACGCTGAAGGAACTGGGCTACGACGTGGTCCAGAACTCGCCCTTCGGCATCGGCGCACCCAAGGGCACGCCGCCCGAGGTGGTGAAGAAGCTGCACGACGCCTTCAAGCAGGCGATGGAAGAGCCGAGCTACGTGGCCGCGCTCGGCCGCTACGACATGCTGCCCAACTACATGAGCTCCGCGACTTACACCAAGTTCGCGCAGGACACGGTGGTGCGCGAGAAGGCGGTGATCGAGAAGCTGGGGCTGGCGAAGGAAGTCAAGACGAACTGA